A stretch of [Clostridium] scindens DNA encodes these proteins:
- a CDS encoding class II fructose-bisphosphate aldolase: MALVTLKQILLETREKKYAVPSIGADNHVLFEAVLAQAEEENKPVILMIPGVLLSQLDARFFDYARQRIQLSSVPVCLHLDHAASYEECMNGIKYGFSSLMIDGSALPFEENVALTKRVVEAAAPCGISVEAEIGHVAGGEGNDNDGNEVDTNAFTDPQEAVAFVEQTGVDALAIAFGTVHGVYKGTPKLELQLLDEIRSKVDIPIVMHGGSGLADEDFRNAVAHGISKINFCTGLFLSTTEAARKAIDENGGRMQLPAVLGVIHKRAREEMAHLFEVYHTQPLALENIAHK, from the coding sequence ATGGCCCTTGTTACTTTGAAACAAATATTACTTGAGACACGCGAAAAAAAATATGCGGTGCCGTCTATCGGGGCGGATAACCATGTGCTGTTCGAGGCAGTGCTGGCGCAGGCGGAGGAAGAGAACAAACCGGTGATTCTAATGATCCCGGGGGTCCTTCTCTCTCAGCTGGATGCCCGCTTTTTTGACTATGCAAGGCAAAGAATCCAGTTGTCAAGCGTGCCGGTCTGCCTGCATCTGGATCACGCTGCTTCCTATGAGGAATGTATGAATGGCATAAAATATGGATTTTCTTCTCTGATGATCGACGGATCCGCCCTTCCCTTTGAAGAAAACGTGGCCTTGACCAAGCGGGTGGTAGAGGCAGCCGCACCATGCGGCATCAGCGTAGAGGCCGAGATCGGTCATGTAGCAGGAGGCGAAGGAAACGACAATGACGGAAATGAAGTGGATACGAATGCGTTTACAGACCCACAGGAGGCTGTGGCCTTTGTGGAACAGACAGGAGTAGATGCGCTGGCGATTGCTTTTGGAACGGTACATGGCGTGTATAAAGGGACGCCAAAACTGGAACTTCAACTGCTGGATGAGATTAGAAGCAAGGTCGATATCCCGATTGTCATGCATGGTGGTTCAGGTCTTGCGGATGAGGATTTCAGGAATGCGGTTGCCCATGGCATCAGCAAGATCAATTTCTGTACGGGCCTGTTTTTGAGCACGACGGAAGCAGCCAGAAAGGCAATTGATGAAAACGGCGGACGTATGCAGCTTCCTGCAGTATTGGGCGTCATACATAAGAGGGCTCGGGAGGAAATGGCACATTTATTTGAAGTATACCATACTCAGCCGCTGGCACTTGAGAATATCGCACATAAATAG
- a CDS encoding FGGY-family carbohydrate kinase has protein sequence MQKYLMGIDRGTTNVKAGLYHLDGTEAAVSGQACEEVKSPRTGYAEQNMERIWQDTARAIRGLWDHGFRPEEVIGVGLSGQGGGMFLVDESGVPVREGIVSLDSRVACEAEKWKQEGLHREFLELWKDGNSTLPQALLYWMKEKEPDQYRKCKWMLQCKDWIRYRLTGSIRYEITDASNGFLIDKAYAYQLGVLDEYGISEARELFPELIKPWDLAGTVTEVAARDTGLLPGTPVCGGGHDVAMAAFGSGCVYKDQLSCVLGTWGLNLLLIEHPHPMMEHYGKIILSAVPDMYLFMNGGSTGSSLEWFMDRFCEEEKSEAEERGVSVYEVVEERILEGENASRSSVICHPYTEPLLMMPGYENAQAGFYGMTARTTKGQLLRAVLEGIAIETALFLEVSRNAADRLDAIYLTGGGASNRLLAQMIADAARVKVRIMDIRESGCRGAALTAGIAVGVFRDHAEAGSLPIRIREEFVPDESGGAKYIEEKMKKSKRIAKAMEEIWNH, from the coding sequence ATGCAGAAATATTTGATGGGTATAGACAGAGGGACAACAAATGTGAAAGCCGGACTCTACCACCTGGATGGAACAGAAGCCGCAGTTTCAGGACAGGCGTGTGAGGAGGTAAAAAGCCCAAGAACAGGATATGCGGAACAGAATATGGAGCGTATCTGGCAGGATACGGCCAGAGCGATCCGTGGTCTTTGGGATCATGGATTCAGACCGGAAGAGGTTATCGGGGTCGGGCTGAGCGGTCAGGGCGGAGGCATGTTTCTGGTAGATGAATCGGGTGTGCCAGTCAGGGAAGGAATCGTATCCCTGGACAGCCGGGTGGCCTGTGAAGCAGAAAAATGGAAGCAGGAAGGGCTGCACCGGGAATTCTTAGAACTTTGGAAGGATGGCAATTCGACACTGCCACAGGCTCTGCTATATTGGATGAAGGAGAAAGAGCCGGACCAATACCGAAAATGTAAATGGATGCTTCAGTGCAAAGATTGGATCCGGTATCGGCTTACTGGAAGTATCCGCTATGAAATTACGGATGCCAGCAATGGCTTCCTGATCGACAAGGCGTATGCATATCAGTTGGGAGTGCTTGATGAATACGGCATATCTGAGGCTAGAGAACTATTTCCGGAACTCATAAAACCCTGGGATCTGGCCGGAACCGTTACAGAGGTGGCGGCAAGAGACACAGGGCTGCTGCCGGGAACGCCGGTTTGCGGAGGCGGGCATGATGTGGCCATGGCGGCATTTGGCAGTGGATGTGTATATAAGGATCAATTGTCCTGCGTGCTTGGAACCTGGGGACTGAATCTGCTTTTGATCGAACATCCGCATCCTATGATGGAGCATTATGGAAAGATCATTCTCAGTGCTGTGCCGGATATGTACCTTTTCATGAACGGAGGAAGCACCGGAAGTTCTCTGGAATGGTTCATGGACAGATTTTGTGAAGAAGAGAAAAGTGAAGCAGAAGAAAGAGGAGTCAGCGTATATGAGGTGGTGGAAGAGAGGATCCTTGAGGGAGAGAATGCGTCCAGATCTTCGGTGATCTGCCATCCATACACAGAACCGCTTCTCATGATGCCTGGATATGAAAATGCGCAGGCGGGCTTTTACGGAATGACGGCCAGGACGACAAAAGGGCAGCTCTTAAGAGCCGTGCTGGAAGGAATCGCCATAGAGACGGCTCTGTTTCTGGAAGTATCCAGAAATGCGGCAGATCGCCTGGATGCCATCTATCTTACCGGGGGTGGGGCATCTAACCGGCTCCTGGCTCAGATGATTGCCGATGCTGCAAGAGTTAAGGTGCGTATTATGGATATCCGGGAATCTGGCTGCAGGGGCGCAGCGCTTACAGCTGGGATCGCGGTTGGCGTATTCAGGGATCATGCAGAGGCAGGCAGCCTTCCCATCCGGATAAGGGAGGAATTCGTCCCGGATGAATCCGGGGGCGCAAAATATATAGAAGAAAAGATGAAGAAATCGAAACGGATTGCCAAGGCAATGGAAGAAATCTGGAATCATTAG
- a CDS encoding iron-containing alcohol dehydrogenase has protein sequence MDSYRYDNHTVLIFGKDKHKTVGQEIKKYADKVMVVYYGQPYELPIINEIKESLEKEQIRYVDFTGVKPNPEMGPVLEGVETARREGVQFILAVGGGSVIDTAKAIGAGVLAGDNIRGLWIGEKQLEDTLPTGVVLTFPATGSESSGTSTITDKEVGVKLGLVDDRIRPRFAILNPELTYTLPPYQTFCGITDMMSHAMERYFSKTTDTNLVDRMAEGLLRTVMNAAAVLLERPDDYAARSEVMLAATLAHCDLLGFGKEADCVSHAVGMAISSYNDTAHGATLSVITPAWMKYVYKDNLDLFVRFAVNVFGISSDFQNKEATAREGITRLEQFFRRIHMPTTLAEVGIDAEDESVLGTLVEMAQLQMGDGMWGSLVKATPKNCYEILKLAK, from the coding sequence ATGGACAGTTATCGTTATGATAATCATACAGTACTGATTTTCGGAAAAGACAAGCACAAGACTGTGGGGCAGGAGATCAAGAAATATGCGGACAAGGTCATGGTCGTATATTACGGACAGCCTTATGAACTTCCGATTATCAATGAAATTAAGGAATCTCTGGAGAAGGAGCAGATCCGGTATGTGGATTTTACCGGCGTGAAGCCTAATCCCGAGATGGGTCCTGTGCTGGAAGGGGTGGAGACCGCGCGTAGAGAAGGCGTCCAGTTTATACTTGCTGTTGGAGGCGGAAGCGTTATTGATACGGCAAAGGCAATCGGTGCAGGCGTCTTGGCGGGCGACAATATCCGGGGCCTATGGATCGGAGAGAAGCAGCTTGAAGATACTCTGCCCACGGGCGTAGTACTTACGTTTCCAGCCACAGGCAGCGAGTCCTCCGGCACATCCACCATTACAGACAAAGAGGTAGGGGTCAAGCTGGGGCTTGTGGACGACAGGATCCGGCCGCGGTTTGCGATCCTGAATCCAGAACTTACCTATACGCTTCCGCCATACCAGACCTTCTGCGGCATTACAGATATGATGAGTCACGCCATGGAGCGTTATTTTTCCAAGACAACGGATACGAATCTGGTAGACCGGATGGCAGAAGGGCTACTGCGGACGGTTATGAATGCGGCAGCCGTGCTTCTGGAAAGACCGGATGATTATGCGGCCAGATCTGAAGTGATGCTGGCGGCAACTCTGGCGCACTGTGATCTGCTGGGGTTTGGCAAAGAAGCAGATTGCGTATCGCATGCAGTGGGCATGGCTATCAGCAGCTACAATGATACTGCGCACGGGGCGACGCTATCTGTCATTACGCCCGCATGGATGAAATATGTCTATAAGGACAATCTGGATCTGTTCGTGAGGTTTGCGGTTAATGTCTTTGGGATTTCCTCTGACTTCCAAAATAAAGAAGCAACGGCAAGGGAAGGCATTACGAGACTGGAGCAATTCTTCCGGAGGATCCATATGCCGACGACTCTTGCGGAGGTGGGCATAGATGCGGAGGATGAATCAGTGCTTGGTACTTTGGTAGAGATGGCTCAGCTTCAGATGGGTGATGGCATGTGGGGATCTCTTGTGAAAGCAACGCCAAAGAATTGCTATGAGATTCTAAAATTAGCAAAATAG
- a CDS encoding putative bifunctional diguanylate cyclase/phosphodiesterase, with translation MKDNRARFGKIKIKDLMIIWILVTLGVIVMLFETFHAASQAVGHQKSVTEKNMRCLELAQQVQSGSDVLADAVWRFVATGDVQYAEEYLKEVEVTRSRDQAILKLRKEGLSKEELQLMEDAKEESDELMVQELECMKLVYESEGIEELPSAIANVQLSEEDQGLSGGEKRAEALRFVFGDEYARAKAAISNEIDIFTESLDKRQSKEVFQAMRYTDKAQRLQQITAILLLAWCIGFQIFFYWIVIRPIHACCRELDDAKNRERGLKPQGSYELQCLISAFNKSISQIQDKKKEIADIQMVDPVTGGYTATRFDLEMVKYLQEEKRFALASMDIRRFKLINDVYGSSEGDGVLKEVYGAVCSCLRPGECVSRIQSDIFNILLCETDIRQIEFRLDEINDRIDRMVGDGRKKNYHLSLNCGVYQVEHGRQDVVSIRDRANVARNISKSESGYLKGCVFYTELERHQLLKEQTLENAMEGALQSEEFLVYLQPKIRLSDGRAVGAEALVRWKSEEYGLIPPDEFIPLFEKNGFILKLDYYMFEQVCRLLRNWLDSHKKVLPISVNLSRMHLGEAGFIQRYKEIQERYRIPCELLEFELTEAMVFEDLPRLKEIIAELHEAGYRCSMDDFGSGYSSLNVLKDIPVDILKLDRGFFMGGETERGVNVVKAVLHMARELHMKTVAEGIETSSLVNFLKEEGCDMVQGYVFYKPMPAREFEYEILEKESGTVV, from the coding sequence ATGAAGGATAATCGGGCCAGATTTGGTAAAATAAAGATCAAAGACTTAATGATTATATGGATTCTAGTTACGCTTGGCGTGATCGTCATGCTGTTCGAGACATTTCACGCCGCGTCCCAGGCCGTCGGGCACCAGAAGTCGGTGACGGAAAAGAACATGCGCTGCCTTGAACTGGCGCAGCAGGTGCAATCCGGCTCAGATGTGCTGGCAGATGCCGTGTGGAGATTCGTGGCCACTGGGGATGTGCAGTATGCGGAAGAATATCTGAAAGAAGTGGAGGTCACGCGCTCCAGGGACCAGGCGATTTTGAAATTGAGGAAAGAGGGGCTTTCTAAGGAAGAACTCCAGCTGATGGAAGATGCCAAGGAAGAATCCGATGAACTGATGGTTCAGGAACTTGAGTGTATGAAGCTGGTATATGAATCTGAGGGGATAGAAGAATTGCCATCGGCTATTGCGAATGTGCAGTTAAGCGAAGAAGACCAAGGGCTTTCCGGCGGGGAGAAGAGGGCAGAGGCGCTTCGGTTCGTGTTTGGCGATGAATATGCCAGAGCTAAGGCTGCGATTTCAAATGAGATAGATATATTTACCGAAAGCCTCGATAAGAGGCAGAGCAAGGAAGTATTCCAGGCAATGCGATATACGGATAAGGCCCAGAGGCTGCAGCAGATTACGGCGATATTGCTGCTTGCATGGTGCATAGGCTTCCAGATTTTTTTCTACTGGATCGTGATCCGCCCGATCCATGCCTGCTGCCGGGAACTGGATGATGCGAAGAACCGGGAGCGAGGACTTAAGCCGCAGGGGTCGTATGAATTGCAATGCCTGATTTCGGCGTTCAATAAATCAATATCCCAGATCCAGGATAAGAAGAAGGAGATTGCGGATATCCAGATGGTAGATCCTGTGACAGGAGGATATACGGCAACTAGATTTGATCTGGAAATGGTGAAATACCTACAGGAAGAGAAAAGGTTTGCGCTGGCATCCATGGATATCCGGCGTTTTAAGTTAATTAATGACGTATATGGAAGTTCGGAAGGAGATGGGGTTCTCAAAGAGGTCTATGGCGCGGTATGCAGCTGCCTGAGGCCAGGAGAATGTGTCTCGAGAATTCAGTCGGATATTTTTAATATCCTGCTGTGCGAGACGGATATCCGGCAGATCGAATTCCGGCTTGATGAGATCAATGATCGAATTGACCGGATGGTTGGAGACGGGCGCAAGAAGAATTACCATCTTTCTCTTAACTGCGGAGTATATCAAGTGGAACATGGAAGGCAGGATGTTGTAAGCATCCGGGACAGGGCTAATGTGGCGCGCAATATTAGCAAGAGCGAATCCGGTTACTTGAAGGGCTGCGTATTCTATACGGAACTGGAACGGCATCAGCTTCTGAAGGAGCAGACGCTGGAAAATGCGATGGAAGGGGCGCTTCAGTCGGAAGAGTTCCTGGTATATCTGCAGCCGAAGATACGATTATCAGACGGGCGGGCTGTGGGAGCGGAAGCGCTGGTAAGATGGAAGTCCGAAGAGTACGGGCTGATACCGCCGGATGAATTTATTCCGTTGTTTGAGAAGAACGGGTTTATTCTGAAACTGGATTATTACATGTTCGAGCAGGTGTGCCGCCTCCTAAGGAACTGGCTGGACAGCCATAAGAAGGTGCTCCCGATTTCTGTCAATCTTTCCCGGATGCATTTGGGAGAGGCAGGATTTATCCAGCGGTATAAGGAAATACAGGAAAGATACCGAATTCCCTGCGAACTGCTGGAATTTGAACTGACAGAGGCGATGGTGTTTGAAGATCTGCCGCGGCTAAAGGAGATTATTGCGGAACTTCACGAGGCAGGATACCGGTGTTCCATGGATGATTTTGGAAGCGGATACTCTTCCTTGAATGTGTTGAAAGATATACCAGTAGACATCCTGAAACTGGACAGAGGCTTCTTTATGGGCGGCGAGACGGAGCGGGGAGTCAACGTAGTGAAGGCTGTTCTTCATATGGCCAGGGAACTGCATATGAAAACGGTGGCGGAAGGCATTGAAACCAGCAGCCTTGTGAACTTCCTGAAGGAAGAAGGCTGCGACATGGTGCAGGGATACGTGTTCTACAAGCCTATGCCAGCCCGGGAATTTGAATACGAGATACTGGAGAAAGAAAGTGGGACGGTTGTATGA
- a CDS encoding YkgJ family cysteine cluster protein — MKREIDMSEISDGKLYTANDMVRADCHDCEGCSACCKGMGNSIILDPLDVWRLCNGLSLDFDGLMERCLELHVVDGMILPNLRMDGEGEACTFLDEQGRCAVHPYRPGICRLFPLGRYYEEEGFKYFLQVHECRKKDRGKIKVKKWVDAPDLKAYEKYIFSWHDFLRKCEEGLNGLDEEQARILNLYVLKTFYQTAYPKDPQAQAFYEEYSRRLAQAEATLGLEVSACI, encoded by the coding sequence ATGAAACGCGAGATAGACATGAGTGAAATATCGGATGGAAAATTATATACGGCAAATGACATGGTAAGGGCAGACTGCCATGACTGCGAGGGGTGTTCTGCCTGCTGTAAAGGGATGGGGAATTCGATCATTTTAGATCCTCTGGATGTATGGCGGCTGTGCAATGGACTTTCTCTGGATTTTGACGGCCTGATGGAAAGATGCTTGGAACTGCACGTGGTGGATGGAATGATACTTCCAAACTTGAGAATGGATGGGGAGGGCGAAGCTTGCACGTTTCTGGATGAACAGGGAAGATGCGCCGTCCACCCATACCGGCCGGGCATATGCAGGCTGTTTCCGTTGGGAAGATATTATGAGGAAGAGGGTTTTAAGTATTTTCTGCAGGTTCACGAGTGCAGGAAGAAGGACCGGGGCAAGATCAAGGTGAAAAAATGGGTGGATGCGCCGGACCTGAAGGCTTATGAAAAGTATATCTTTAGCTGGCATGATTTTTTAAGAAAGTGCGAAGAAGGATTAAACGGACTGGATGAAGAGCAGGCAAGGATCCTGAACCTTTATGTCTTAAAGACGTTTTACCAGACTGCATATCCAAAGGATCCGCAGGCACAGGCATTTTACGAAGAGTATAGCCGCAGGCTTGCGCAGGCGGAGGCGACGCTGGGATTGGAGGTGTCCGCATGTATATAG
- a CDS encoding UvrD-helicase domain-containing protein — MYIADLHIHSRYSRATSKDCTPEHLDLGARRKGIHLVGTGDFTHPAWREELREKLVPAEDGLYVLKEEYRIQDETCTDRIIPRFVITGEISSIYKKNGRVRKVHSLILLPGLEEAEVISRKLEAIGNIHSDGRPILGLDCRDLLEIVLELCPEAIFVPAHIWTPHFSLFGAFSGFDTVEECFEDLSPYIHAMETGLSSDPPMNWRVSALDSYHLISNSDAHSPAKPGREANLLDIELSYQGLYDAIQKGRGLSGTIEFFPEEGKYHFDGHRKCNLCLSPLDTEKYQGICPVCKRKITIGVSHRVEQLADRAEGYVRADARPFESLVPLPEVIGASVGHSAASARVQKEYQNMLRRLGPEFDILRTMPLEEIRSVSGYLISEGIGRLREGKVERIPGFDGEYGTIKLFAPSEIENTSGQMDFFDLLGGKGEGDGKGAKAKDGANAAIEEGITPVKVKQPVEDGTQQGSGSPLPLPDKLNREQEQAVRSTARTVAVIAGPGTGKTKTLISHILYLIENRKVKPGEITAVTFTNQAASQMRERLRNALGKKKQIHTMQIGTFHAICLAFLKDQGREFSILDEEGAQGIARGIIEEYQLKDTVKKFLYRVSGWKAEGEVPQEDTDAFLAYQKYLEERRLLDFDDLLLETLKLIEEPQASAGWEKHFSYLLVDEFQDINPLQYRLLKAWNKKGRELFVIGDPDQSIYGFRGADAGCFDRLVEEHAGTDVIRLAENYRSTPQILNAALAVISHNPGEDRRLAANREDGDRARLVTAESGMGEAIFIAKEINRLAGGIGMLEAHELSGAVRTEGRVRGFDEIAILYRTNHQGDLLEKCLKKEGIPYIVAGRGSFLQEEKVRGSICFFRYLDNPMDILAKEQCLRLLWNMNGNLAAEEVLERMAGKYRPLYQKKKPQKFLELWMEELQLEDNEAVKKLAGMGVFYKTMAEFMSAVQLGIESDIKRCGNRDYASGAVTLMTLHGAKGLEFPVTFIYGARKGLIPLESEKGKTDLEEERRLLYVGMTRAMEELILTTSKEASGFLEGLPSELLERETAHKRRVEQCHQMSLFEL, encoded by the coding sequence ATGTATATAGCAGATCTGCATATCCACTCCCGCTATTCCCGGGCCACCAGCAAGGACTGTACCCCGGAGCATCTGGATCTTGGGGCAAGGCGCAAAGGAATCCACCTTGTGGGGACCGGGGACTTTACCCACCCCGCATGGAGGGAAGAACTAAGGGAGAAGCTTGTGCCGGCTGAAGACGGGCTCTATGTATTAAAGGAGGAGTACCGGATTCAGGACGAAACCTGTACAGATAGAATAATTCCCCGATTCGTGATTACCGGGGAGATCAGTTCCATCTATAAAAAGAACGGAAGAGTGAGGAAGGTACACAGCCTGATTCTGCTTCCGGGCCTTGAGGAGGCGGAGGTGATATCCAGGAAACTGGAGGCCATCGGAAATATCCATTCTGATGGAAGGCCGATCCTGGGGCTGGACTGCCGCGACCTGCTGGAGATCGTGCTGGAACTCTGTCCCGAGGCGATCTTTGTCCCGGCCCATATCTGGACGCCTCATTTCTCATTGTTTGGCGCGTTCTCCGGATTTGATACGGTGGAAGAATGCTTCGAGGACTTGTCGCCCTACATCCATGCCATGGAGACCGGACTTTCTTCGGATCCGCCCATGAACTGGCGGGTATCCGCCCTGGATTCCTATCATCTGATCTCCAATTCGGACGCCCATTCTCCGGCAAAACCGGGAAGGGAGGCCAACCTTCTGGATATCGAACTCTCCTATCAAGGCCTCTATGATGCGATCCAGAAGGGGCGGGGACTGTCTGGCACTATAGAATTCTTTCCGGAAGAGGGGAAGTATCATTTTGACGGGCACCGGAAATGCAACCTTTGCCTGAGTCCTCTGGACACGGAGAAATATCAGGGAATCTGTCCGGTGTGCAAAAGAAAGATTACCATCGGCGTATCCCACCGGGTAGAGCAGCTGGCGGACCGGGCAGAAGGCTATGTAAGAGCGGATGCCAGGCCATTCGAGAGTCTGGTGCCTTTGCCGGAAGTCATCGGCGCTTCGGTAGGGCACTCGGCAGCCAGCGCCAGGGTGCAGAAGGAATATCAGAACATGCTGCGACGCCTGGGGCCGGAGTTTGATATTTTAAGAACCATGCCTTTGGAGGAAATACGCAGCGTGTCGGGATATCTGATATCCGAGGGAATCGGAAGGCTGCGGGAAGGCAAGGTAGAGAGGATTCCCGGGTTTGACGGGGAATACGGGACTATAAAATTATTCGCTCCTTCAGAAATAGAAAATACCAGCGGCCAGATGGACTTCTTTGATCTGCTGGGAGGAAAGGGCGAAGGCGATGGAAAAGGCGCCAAAGCAAAAGACGGGGCAAATGCAGCCATAGAAGAGGGAATAACTCCCGTGAAAGTAAAGCAGCCAGTAGAAGACGGCACGCAGCAAGGCTCAGGTTCCCCATTACCGCTGCCTGACAAGCTCAACCGCGAGCAGGAGCAGGCAGTACGGTCTACAGCCAGGACGGTAGCCGTAATCGCGGGGCCAGGCACAGGAAAGACCAAGACCTTGATCAGCCATATCCTGTATCTGATAGAAAATAGAAAAGTAAAGCCCGGGGAGATTACAGCGGTTACATTTACCAATCAGGCGGCTTCCCAGATGAGGGAGAGGCTCAGGAATGCGCTGGGAAAGAAGAAGCAGATCCATACGATGCAGATTGGAACCTTCCACGCCATCTGCCTGGCATTTCTGAAAGACCAGGGCAGGGAATTTTCTATTCTGGATGAAGAAGGGGCGCAGGGGATCGCGCGCGGGATTATTGAAGAATACCAGTTAAAGGACACGGTGAAGAAGTTCTTATACAGGGTGTCTGGCTGGAAGGCAGAAGGAGAAGTGCCGCAGGAGGACACGGACGCATTCCTCGCCTATCAGAAATATCTGGAAGAAAGGCGGCTTCTTGATTTTGACGACCTTCTGCTGGAGACATTGAAGCTGATAGAAGAACCACAGGCTTCTGCGGGGTGGGAGAAGCATTTTTCCTATCTTCTGGTGGACGAGTTCCAGGACATCAATCCTTTGCAGTACCGCCTGCTTAAGGCATGGAATAAAAAGGGCCGCGAGTTGTTCGTGATCGGCGACCCGGATCAGTCCATCTATGGATTCCGTGGAGCGGATGCCGGTTGCTTTGACCGGCTTGTCGAGGAACATGCGGGTACGGATGTGATAAGGCTTGCAGAGAATTACCGTTCCACGCCCCAGATCCTGAATGCCGCTCTCGCAGTGATCTCCCATAATCCCGGAGAAGACAGAAGACTTGCTGCCAACCGGGAGGATGGCGATAGGGCGCGCTTGGTGACGGCAGAGTCGGGGATGGGGGAAGCCATCTTTATTGCCAAGGAGATCAACCGCCTGGCCGGAGGGATTGGAATGCTGGAAGCCCATGAATTATCCGGTGCCGTCAGGACAGAAGGCCGGGTCCGGGGATTTGACGAGATTGCCATATTGTACCGAACCAACCATCAGGGGGATCTGCTGGAGAAATGCCTGAAGAAGGAAGGGATTCCCTATATTGTTGCGGGAAGAGGATCATTTTTGCAGGAAGAAAAAGTACGGGGAAGCATCTGCTTCTTCCGTTATCTTGACAATCCCATGGATATCCTGGCGAAGGAGCAGTGTCTTAGACTTCTGTGGAATATGAATGGCAATCTGGCCGCGGAAGAAGTGCTGGAAAGGATGGCGGGCAAGTACCGTCCTCTATACCAGAAGAAAAAACCGCAGAAGTTCCTGGAACTGTGGATGGAGGAACTGCAGCTGGAAGATAATGAGGCGGTGAAGAAACTGGCGGGCATGGGCGTATTTTATAAGACGATGGCGGAATTCATGTCGGCGGTCCAATTAGGAATAGAAAGCGATATCAAGCGGTGCGGGAACCGGGACTACGCTTCAGGAGCGGTTACCTTGATGACGCTTCACGGCGCGAAGGGCCTGGAATTCCCGGTTACCTTTATCTATGGGGCAAGGAAGGGACTGATTCCTCTGGAAAGTGAAAAGGGGAAAACAGATCTGGAAGAGGAACGCAGGCTTCTGTATGTAGGCATGACAAGGGCGATGGAGGAATTGATTCTAACGACGTCAAAAGAGGCATCCGGGTTTCTGGAAGGGTTGCCGTCAGAACTGCTGGAGAGAGAAACGGCACACAAAAGGAGGGTAGAACAGTGCCATCAGATGAGTTTGTTTGAACTGTAA
- a CDS encoding fructose bisphosphate aldolase, translating into MSEEQVRRMHDGKGFIAALDQSGGSTPKALKNYGIGEDRYQSEEEMFDMIHQMRTRIIASPSFTSEHIIAAILFEMTMDRKIHGKYTADYLIEKGILPILKVDKGLAAEADGVRLMKPINGLDALLERAKERHIFGTKMRSVISSYNEKGIHEIVKQQFAYGVQIAKAGFVPILEPEVDIHSQEKGRIESFLKAEMDRHLADLDDGIRIMFKLTLPDEAGLYDSIASDAHVVRVVALSGGYSREEANEKLAQNHHMIASFSRALTEGLADSQTDDEFNEMLKESIQAIYDASIA; encoded by the coding sequence ATGAGTGAAGAACAGGTAAGAAGGATGCATGATGGCAAAGGATTCATAGCGGCTCTGGACCAGAGCGGCGGCAGCACGCCAAAGGCCCTTAAGAATTACGGGATTGGCGAAGACCGGTACCAGTCGGAAGAAGAGATGTTCGACATGATCCATCAGATGCGTACAAGGATTATCGCAAGTCCTTCGTTCACATCCGAGCACATAATTGCGGCAATTCTGTTTGAAATGACCATGGACCGGAAGATTCATGGCAAGTACACGGCGGATTATCTGATTGAAAAGGGTATTCTTCCAATACTGAAGGTTGACAAAGGGCTTGCAGCCGAGGCGGACGGAGTGCGCCTAATGAAGCCGATCAATGGGCTGGATGCTCTCCTTGAGCGGGCAAAGGAGCGCCACATATTCGGAACGAAGATGCGTTCCGTTATCAGCAGTTATAATGAGAAGGGAATCCATGAGATTGTCAAGCAGCAGTTCGCCTACGGCGTCCAGATAGCAAAGGCGGGATTCGTGCCGATTCTGGAGCCGGAGGTAGACATCCACAGCCAGGAGAAGGGGAGGATCGAGTCGTTCTTGAAAGCGGAGATGGATAGGCATCTGGCCGATCTGGATGATGGAATCCGGATTATGTTCAAACTGACGCTTCCCGATGAAGCCGGCCTGTACGACAGCATTGCCTCAGACGCCCATGTAGTCCGGGTGGTCGCGCTTTCCGGCGGGTACAGCCGTGAGGAAGCCAATGAGAAGCTTGCACAGAACCACCATATGATTGCCAGTTTCTCCAGAGCGCTGACGGAGGGACTTGCTGACTCCCAGACGGATGACGAGTTCAACGAGATGCTGAAGGAATCCATCCAGGCAATCTATGATGCGTCCATAGCATAG